The proteins below are encoded in one region of Hordeum vulgare subsp. vulgare chromosome 3H, MorexV3_pseudomolecules_assembly, whole genome shotgun sequence:
- the LOC123444396 gene encoding pentatricopeptide repeat-containing protein At2g27800, mitochondrial-like, producing MSTLLRRILCSTPAGASLSHRLPFGTSSRRTPHRFRRSHRAPSQAPSPDAVSAAVASLPSRLTPAVLATSLASTSDLRLLFPLLTHSLGRPTFRPDPGPFLVAIKRLGAAGLYHEFDRTCGLFFSLLPSLPSPGPLLRAALYFYCEFRRLGKAFHVYTLMRSSADPAARPAADTYHALFTALLSCGGNDSMVHYMYMDTVSALFRQMLEEGLPPDTRALNVLVRGYAQSLHLNDALRVFHQMAPVYGCEPDGLTYSYLVRGLSAQGRTRNAEELFDEMRGKGMMPTEPACNAFVSALAVAGEAAEAERVMWDMARAGAVVDHITRRAVVEELGRAGKREDAERVVGEMEEMGMLRVAERRELLASIQDDEYGDDGMDADESTRGGDRRRRQSG from the coding sequence atGAGCACGCTCCTCCGTCGCATCCTCTGCAGCACGCCCGCCGGCGCCTCCCTCTCCCACCGCCTCCCCTTCGGCACCTCCTCCCGCCGCACCCCGCACCGCTTCCGCCGCAGCCATCGCGCGCCCAGCCAGGCGCCGTCACCCGACGCCGTCTCCGCGGCCgtggcctccctcccctcccgccTCACCCCGGCCGTCCTCGCAACCTCCCTCGCCTCCACCTCCGACCTCCGCCTCCTCTTCCCGCTCCTCACCCACTCCCTCGGCCGGCCCACCTTCCGGCCCGACCCCGGGCCCTTCCTCGTCGCCATCAAGCGCCTCGGCGCCGCCGGCCTCTACCACGAGTTCGACCGCACCTGCGgcctcttcttctccctcctcccctcGCTGCCGTCCCCGGGGCCCCTCCTCAGGGCCGCCCTCTACTTCTACTGCGAGTTCCGCAGGCTCGGCAAGGCGTTCCACGTCTACACCCTGATGCGCTCCTCCGCCGACCCGGCCGCGCGCCCCGCCGCCGACACCTACCACGCGCTCTTCACCGCGCTGTTGTCGTGCGGGGGCAACGACTCCATGGTCCACTACATGTACATGGACACCGTCTCGGCGCTGTTCCGGCAGATGCTGGAGGAGGGCCTCCCGCCGGACACCCGGGCGCTCAACGTGCTCGTCAGGGGCTACGCGCAGTCGCTGCACCTCAACGACGCGCTGCGCGTGTTCCACCAGATGGCGCCCGTCTACGGCTGCGAGCCCGACGGCCTCACATACAGCTACCTCGTGCGCGGGCTAAGCGCGCAGGGCCGCACGAGGAACGCCGAGGAGCTGTTCGACGAAATGCGAGGCAAAGGGATGATGCCGACGGAGCCGGCCTGCAACGCGTTCGTCAGCGCGCTCGCGGTGGCCGGGGAGGCCGCGGAGGCCGAGCGGGTGATGTGGGACATGGCCAGGGCGGGGGCGGTGGTGGACCATATCACGAGGAGGGCCGTggtggaggagctcgggaggGCCGGGAAGAGGGAGGACGCTGAAAGAGTGGTCGGGGAGATGGAGGAGATGGGCATGCTCAGAGTCGCCGAGCGGCGAGAGCTCCTGGCCTCGATCCAGGACGACGAGTACGGCGACGATGGCATGGATGCTGACGAGAGCACGAGAGGTGGTGATCGGCGGCGACGACAAAGTGGTTAA
- the LOC123444397 gene encoding putative RNA-binding protein YlmH has translation MYMHVTEEVMRILDMAQRASQRRDVFHTSFLTPPIITEAMLAIEKLADIKAIAQGGYPQAERCRISVGHPDSMRNDPDVVAALSISGNFRLEPCSHGDFLGAILGAGITRDKVGDILLQGERGAQVLVDPELVDYLTSTLEKVGKVGVSCTQIPLLAIEYEPPRTKSFKTVESSLRVDAVASAGFKISRTKLGSMISSGDVRVNWSLVSKSGATLKAGDVVSVSGMGRLKIGEIVTTKKGKYVVQLIQYL, from the exons ATGTACATGCATGTAACAGAGGAAGTTATGCGCATTCTGGATATG GCACAAAGGGCTTCCCAACGAAGAGACGTCTTCCACACCAGTTTCCTTACGCCGCCTATCATAACGGAGGCTATGCTGGCAATTGAAAAGTTAGCCGATATCAAAGCAATAGCTCAGGGAGGCTATCCACAG GCTGAGCGGTGCCGAATTTCAGTTGGACATCCAGATTCTATGAGAAATGACCCAGATGTAGTTGCTGCTTTGAG CATCTCCGGGAATTTTCGACTGGAACCCTGTTCTCATGGTGACTTTCTAGGTGCTATTCTTGGCGCAGGAATTACAAGGGATAAAGTTGGAGACATACTTTTACAG GGGGAAAGAGGTGCTCAGGTCCTTGTTGATCCGGAGCTTGTTGACTATCTGACTTCCACATTAGAAAAG GTGGGGAAAGTCGGTGTTTCATGCACCCAGATTCCCTTGCTTGCTATAGAGTATGAGCCACCAAG GACCAAATCTTTTAAAACTGTAGAATCATCACTTCGGGTTGATGCTGTGGCCAGTGCGGGATTTAAAATATCACGCACAAAGCTTGGTAGCATGATCAG TTCTGGAGATGTTCGTGTGAACTGGTCACTGGTTTCTAAAAGTGGAGCTACCCTCAAGGCTGGAGATGTTGTATCTGTCAGTGGGATGGGGAGATTAAAG ATTGGGGAAATCGTGACTACGAAGAAAGGCAAATATGTCGTTCAGTTGATTCAATATCTGTAG